The Carassius gibelio isolate Cgi1373 ecotype wild population from Czech Republic chromosome B22, carGib1.2-hapl.c, whole genome shotgun sequence genome window below encodes:
- the mstna gene encoding myostatin a gives MFILLYLSFWSVLGSHSQSLSSTAATKTTTLQAFVTPGEDNSQCTTCQFRQQSKLMRLHSIKSQILSILRLEQAPNISRDTVKLLLPKAPPLQELLDQYDQNGGISEDEEQSSSETIITMATEPQAFTHLEGMPKCCMFSLSPKIMPNSILKALLWIYLRPAEEPTTVFIQISHLRASSEGSNHSRIRAQKIDVNARTNSWQHINMKQLLQLWLKQPESHFGIEIKAFDVNGNDLAVTSAESGEEGLQPFLEVKISDTGKRSRRDTGLDCDEHSTESRCCRYPLTVDFEEFGWDWIIAPKRYKANYCSGECVQKYPHSHIVNKANPRGSVGPCCTPTKMSPINMLYFNDREQIIYGKIPSMVVDLCGCS, from the exons ATGTTTATCCTTCTTTATCTGAGCTTTTGGAGTGTGTTGGGGTCGCACAGCCAGAGCCTGAGCTCAACAgcagcaacaaaaacaacaacattgcaaGCATTTGTGACACCTGGAGAAGACAACAGCCAATGCACGACCTGCCAGTTTAGACAGCAGAGTAAACTCATGCGCCTGCACTCCATTAAGTCTCAGATTTTGAGCATCCTGCGTCTAGAACAAGCTCCGAATATCAGCAGAGACACTGTCAAGCTACTCTTACCCAAGGCACCTCCACTGCAGGAGCTCCTGGATCAGTATGACCAAAATGGAGGCATTAGTGAGGATGAGGAACAAAGCAGCAGTGAGACCATCATTACCATGGCCACAGAAC CTCAAGCCTTCACCCATCTTGAGGGAATGCCGAAGTGTTGCATGTTCTCCCTGAGCCCGAAGATTATGCCTAACAGCATCCTCAAGGCCCTGCTCTGGATCTACCTCCGACCAGCTGAGGAGCCAACCACAGTCTTCATCCAGATATCTCACCTGAGGGCTTCGTCTGAAGGGAGCAACCACTCAAGAATACGAGCGCAAAAAATTGACGTGAACGCCCGGACAAACTCCTGGCAGCACATCAACATGAAGCAGCTGTTGCAGTTGTGGCTCAaacagccggagagtcactttggGATAGAAATCAAGGCCTTTGATGTAAATGGAAATGATCTGGCTGTGACCTCCGCAGAATCCGGAGAAGAAGGACTG CAACCCTTCCTGGAAGTGAAAATATCAGACACTGGCAAGCGGTCCAGACGGGACACAGGCCTCGATTGTGATGAGCACTCCACCGAGTCACGTTGCTGCCGGTATCCACTCACCGTCGACTTCGAGGAGTTCGGTTGGGACTGGATAATTGCTCCCAAGCGTTACAAGGCCAATTACTGCTCCGGTGAATGTGTGCAGAAGTACCCCCACAGTCACATTGTCAACAAGGCCAACCCTCGGGGCAGCGTAGGCCCCTGCTGCACGCCCACCAAGATGTCACCCATAAACATGCTGTATTTCAATGACCGTGAGCAGATAATCTACGGAAAAATCCCTTCAATGGTCGTGGACCTTTGTGGCTGCTCCTGA
- the stat1a gene encoding signal transducer and activator of transcription 1a isoform X1: MSQWLELQQLDSKFLEQVDQLYDDSFPMAIRQYLSCWIESHDWDHVANVENESLATVRFHDLLTQLDHQHSRFAMEKDFLNQHNIRKIKRNLQTLFQDNPVSMAMIISRNLSEERKILAAAQVSENRTENTQNDMIVEKNREMDGRVKDIKMKVQDTEQTIKNLEDQQDEYDFKSKTLQSREELNGTISKEDLNRERLTIHAMFVKLNETRTKVISHMSEVLNNMDPVVFELISTELPEWRRRQQMACIGGLTNVCLDQLQNWFTSLGESLLQLRQQLKKLLELEQKFTYEKDPITLIKSTLDDRIMMNFKNLITNSLVVERQPCMPTQLQRPLVLKTGVLFTLKLRLLIKLQEFNHTVRVKVQFDKDIVEKRKGFRMFNILGTAMKVMNMEESNGMAAEFRHLQLKEKKVTGNRTSEGPLIVTEELHSITFEAELCWSGMVMNFETTSLPIVVISNVSQLPSGWASIMWYNMLTSEPKNLAFFVTPPSATWGHLAEVLSWQFSSITKRGLNQEQLSMLGTKLLGPKAVMDPEAQIPWNRFCKSGSEKNFTFWLWIEGILDLIKRHLLSLWDDGCIMGFVTKDRTKALLHDKLSGTFLLRFSESNRDGAITFSWVEHDANEEPQIRSVEPYTKKELSAVSLPDIIRNYRVMAADNVPENPLRFLFPNLPKDEAFKKYYSKPTDKQEPMDVDKKLHEGYISTTLISISEMQPQDYNDTLMPMSPEVYGELERMNRYVTDSLTFEPSDLSLS, translated from the exons ATGAGTCAGTGGTTGGAGCTACAGCAACTGGATTCGAAGTTTTTGGAACAGGTCGACCAACTGTACGATGACAGCTTTCCGATGGCCATCCGGCAGTACCTCAGCTGCTGGATAGAAAGCCATGACTG GGACCATGTTGCTAATGTGGAGAATGAGTCGCTGGCAACTGTGCGGTTTCATGATCTTTTGACCCAGTTGGATCACCAACACAGCCGCTTCGCGATGGAGAAAGACTTCCTGAACCAGCACAATATCCGCAAGATTAAGAGGAACTTGCAG ACCCTCTTCCAAGACAATCCCGTTTCAATGGCGATGATCATCAGTAGGAACCTTAGCGAGGAAAGGAAGATTCTGGCTGCTGCCCAAGTGTCAGAG AATCGAACCGAAAACACCCAAAATGACATGATCGTGGAGAAAAATCGAGAGATGGATGGAAGGGTGAAAGACATAAAGATGAAAGTACAG GACACAGAGCAGACTATCAAAAATCTAGAAGACCAGCAAGACGAATACGACTTCAAGAGCAAAACTCTACAAAGCAGAG aggAACTGAACGGGACAATTTCAAAGGAAGACCTGAACCGTGAGAGACTGACTATCCATGCCATGTTTGTGAAACTCAACGAAACAAGAACG AAAGTGATCAGTCACATGTCAGAGGTGTTAAACAATATGGATCCGGTGGTCTTTGAGCTAATCTCAACAGAACTGCCCGAATGGAGACGCCGTCAACAGATGGCTTGCATCGGTGGACTAACCAATGTCTGCTTGGACCAGCTGCAGAACTG GTTTACTTCTCTAGGAGAATCTCTGCTTCAGCTCAGGCAGCAGCTCAAGAAACTTCTGGAGCTGGAGCAGAAATTCACATACGAAAAGGATCCCATCACCCTAATCAAAAGCACTCTGGACGACAGGATCATGATGAACTTCAAAAACCTCATCACAAA CTCCTTGGTAGTCGAGCGACAGCCATGCATGCCGACCCAACTGCAAAGACCTTTGGTGCTGAAGACGGGTGTTCTGTTCACCCTCAAATTACG GCTGCTCATAAAACTTCAGGAATTCAACCACACTGTTCGGGTGAAGGTGCAATTCGACAA GGATATCGTTGAGAAACGGAAAGG GTTTCGCATGTTCAACATCTTGGGAACGGCCATGAAGGTGATGAACATGGAGGAATCCAATGGGATGGCAGCAGAATTTCGTCATCtg CAACTGAAAGAGAAGAAAGTTACCGGAAACAGAACAAGTGAG GGCCCTCTGATCGTCACGGAGGAACTTCACTCCATCACCTTCGAGGCTGAGCTCTGCTGGTCTGGAATGGTCATGAACTTCGAG ACCACATCTCTGCCCATAGTTGTGATCTCCAACGTCAGTCAGCTCCCCAGTGGATGGGCCTCCATCATGTGGTACAACATGCTGACTTCTGAGCCAAAG AACCTTGCGTTCTTCGTGACACCTCCTTCAGCCACGTGGGGGCATCTAGCAGAAGTGCTGAGCTGGCAGTTCTCCTCCATCACCAAAAGAGGTCTTAACCAAGAACAGTTAAGCATGCTGGGTACCAAACTCCTTG GACCTAAAGCTGTGATGGATCCTGAAGCTCAGATTCCTTGGAATAGATTCTGCAAG TCTGGCAGTGAGAAGAACTTCACCTTCTGGCTGTGGATTGAAGGAATTTTGGACTTGATAAAGAGACACCTGCTGAGTCTGTGGGACGATGG CTGTATAATGGGCTTTGTGACCAAAGACCGAACTAAAGCTCTGCTACATGACAAATTGTCCGGGACATTTCTGTTGCGCTTCAGCGAGAGTAACCGTGACGGAGCCATCACCTTCAGCTGGGTTGAACACGACGCAAACG aaGAGCCGCAGATTCGCTCCGTTGAGCCCTACACGAAGAAGGAACTCTCTGCCGTCTCACTTCCTGACATCATCCGCAATTATCGCGTGATGGCGGCCGACAACGTCCCAGAAAACCCTCTGCGCTTCCTATTTCCCAACTTACCCAAAGACGAGGCCTTCAAAAAATACTACTCCAAACCTACCGACA AGCAAGAACCAATGGATGTGGATAAGAAGTTACATGAAGGATACATAAGCACCACTCTCATCTCCATCTCTGAAAT gcAACCACAAGACTATAACGACACACTCATGCCAATGTCACCTGAGGTTTATGGCGAGCTTGAGCGCATG aACCGATATGTCACCGATTCGTTAACTTTTGAG CCCTCAGACTTGAGTCTCTCCTAA
- the stat1a gene encoding signal transducer and activator of transcription 1a isoform X2, with protein sequence MEKDFLNQHNIRKIKRNLQTLFQDNPVSMAMIISRNLSEERKILAAAQVSENRTENTQNDMIVEKNREMDGRVKDIKMKVQDTEQTIKNLEDQQDEYDFKSKTLQSREELNGTISKEDLNRERLTIHAMFVKLNETRTKVISHMSEVLNNMDPVVFELISTELPEWRRRQQMACIGGLTNVCLDQLQNWFTSLGESLLQLRQQLKKLLELEQKFTYEKDPITLIKSTLDDRIMMNFKNLITNSLVVERQPCMPTQLQRPLVLKTGVLFTLKLRLLIKLQEFNHTVRVKVQFDKDIVEKRKGFRMFNILGTAMKVMNMEESNGMAAEFRHLQLKEKKVTGNRTSEGPLIVTEELHSITFEAELCWSGMVMNFETTSLPIVVISNVSQLPSGWASIMWYNMLTSEPKNLAFFVTPPSATWGHLAEVLSWQFSSITKRGLNQEQLSMLGTKLLGPKAVMDPEAQIPWNRFCKSGSEKNFTFWLWIEGILDLIKRHLLSLWDDGCIMGFVTKDRTKALLHDKLSGTFLLRFSESNRDGAITFSWVEHDANEEPQIRSVEPYTKKELSAVSLPDIIRNYRVMAADNVPENPLRFLFPNLPKDEAFKKYYSKPTDKQEPMDVDKKLHEGYISTTLISISEMQPQDYNDTLMPMSPEVYGELERMNRYVTDSLTFEPSDLSLS encoded by the exons ATGGAGAAAGACTTCCTGAACCAGCACAATATCCGCAAGATTAAGAGGAACTTGCAG ACCCTCTTCCAAGACAATCCCGTTTCAATGGCGATGATCATCAGTAGGAACCTTAGCGAGGAAAGGAAGATTCTGGCTGCTGCCCAAGTGTCAGAG AATCGAACCGAAAACACCCAAAATGACATGATCGTGGAGAAAAATCGAGAGATGGATGGAAGGGTGAAAGACATAAAGATGAAAGTACAG GACACAGAGCAGACTATCAAAAATCTAGAAGACCAGCAAGACGAATACGACTTCAAGAGCAAAACTCTACAAAGCAGAG aggAACTGAACGGGACAATTTCAAAGGAAGACCTGAACCGTGAGAGACTGACTATCCATGCCATGTTTGTGAAACTCAACGAAACAAGAACG AAAGTGATCAGTCACATGTCAGAGGTGTTAAACAATATGGATCCGGTGGTCTTTGAGCTAATCTCAACAGAACTGCCCGAATGGAGACGCCGTCAACAGATGGCTTGCATCGGTGGACTAACCAATGTCTGCTTGGACCAGCTGCAGAACTG GTTTACTTCTCTAGGAGAATCTCTGCTTCAGCTCAGGCAGCAGCTCAAGAAACTTCTGGAGCTGGAGCAGAAATTCACATACGAAAAGGATCCCATCACCCTAATCAAAAGCACTCTGGACGACAGGATCATGATGAACTTCAAAAACCTCATCACAAA CTCCTTGGTAGTCGAGCGACAGCCATGCATGCCGACCCAACTGCAAAGACCTTTGGTGCTGAAGACGGGTGTTCTGTTCACCCTCAAATTACG GCTGCTCATAAAACTTCAGGAATTCAACCACACTGTTCGGGTGAAGGTGCAATTCGACAA GGATATCGTTGAGAAACGGAAAGG GTTTCGCATGTTCAACATCTTGGGAACGGCCATGAAGGTGATGAACATGGAGGAATCCAATGGGATGGCAGCAGAATTTCGTCATCtg CAACTGAAAGAGAAGAAAGTTACCGGAAACAGAACAAGTGAG GGCCCTCTGATCGTCACGGAGGAACTTCACTCCATCACCTTCGAGGCTGAGCTCTGCTGGTCTGGAATGGTCATGAACTTCGAG ACCACATCTCTGCCCATAGTTGTGATCTCCAACGTCAGTCAGCTCCCCAGTGGATGGGCCTCCATCATGTGGTACAACATGCTGACTTCTGAGCCAAAG AACCTTGCGTTCTTCGTGACACCTCCTTCAGCCACGTGGGGGCATCTAGCAGAAGTGCTGAGCTGGCAGTTCTCCTCCATCACCAAAAGAGGTCTTAACCAAGAACAGTTAAGCATGCTGGGTACCAAACTCCTTG GACCTAAAGCTGTGATGGATCCTGAAGCTCAGATTCCTTGGAATAGATTCTGCAAG TCTGGCAGTGAGAAGAACTTCACCTTCTGGCTGTGGATTGAAGGAATTTTGGACTTGATAAAGAGACACCTGCTGAGTCTGTGGGACGATGG CTGTATAATGGGCTTTGTGACCAAAGACCGAACTAAAGCTCTGCTACATGACAAATTGTCCGGGACATTTCTGTTGCGCTTCAGCGAGAGTAACCGTGACGGAGCCATCACCTTCAGCTGGGTTGAACACGACGCAAACG aaGAGCCGCAGATTCGCTCCGTTGAGCCCTACACGAAGAAGGAACTCTCTGCCGTCTCACTTCCTGACATCATCCGCAATTATCGCGTGATGGCGGCCGACAACGTCCCAGAAAACCCTCTGCGCTTCCTATTTCCCAACTTACCCAAAGACGAGGCCTTCAAAAAATACTACTCCAAACCTACCGACA AGCAAGAACCAATGGATGTGGATAAGAAGTTACATGAAGGATACATAAGCACCACTCTCATCTCCATCTCTGAAAT gcAACCACAAGACTATAACGACACACTCATGCCAATGTCACCTGAGGTTTATGGCGAGCTTGAGCGCATG aACCGATATGTCACCGATTCGTTAACTTTTGAG CCCTCAGACTTGAGTCTCTCCTAA